The Chitinophaga niabensis genomic interval GCCGGTGCAAAGATCACCTGGACGCCGAATGAAAAATGGACATTGGCGGCTATGTACCTCAACGGCTGGCAAAGGATCAAACGCGTGGATGGTAATCAAACCCCTGGATTTGGTACACAGATCACGTTTAGACCAGGTAGTAAAGTAACACTGAACTGGAGCACTTTTGTGGGCAACGATAAGCCGGATTCCGTTCGCCAGATGCGTTATTTCAATGATGTTTACGGTATCTTTAATATCACGGATAAATTCAGCCTGATAGCAGGATTCGATTATGGCCTGGAACAAAAGGAGAAGGGCAAAAGTGATCTGAATAACTGGTATACACCTATACTGATCGCCAAATATGCCTTTACGGATAAGATAGCATTGGCAGGCCGGTATGAATATTACAACGATGAGAACGGTGTGATCATTGCCACGGGTACTCCCAATGGATTTAAGACCAGCGGGTATTCCCTGAACTTTGATGTGGCCCCTGTGAGCAATGTGTTGTTCCGACTGGAAGGAAAATTGTACAACAGCAAGGATGATATTTTCGTAAAGAACACGGAAGTTAAAAACAGCAACGTAGCGTTGACTGCCTCACTGGCAGTGTCATTTTAAACCATAAGCAAAAGCCATCTCCTGAGGCGCTTCCGAAAGGGAGCGCTGAGGTGGTTTAAACCAGTTTGCAAATGATGCAACGTTTTTTACACCTGGCCAATAAAGCAGGCCGGGGAGAATTCAAGATCTACATTGGTATGAGTGCCGGTGTGGGGAAGAGTTACCGGATGTTACAGGAAGCGCATACCCTTCTGCGAAAAGGTGTGAATGTACAGGTAGGGTTCATTGAAACGCATGGCCGGAAAGAAACGGAAGCTTTGGTAGAGGGCCTGCCCGTAATTCCACGGCGGCAGGTTTTCTATAAAGGCAAGATGCTGGAAGAAATGGACCTCAATGCCATTCTCCTGCTGGCGCCGGAATGGGTGATCGTGGATGAACTGGCACATACAAATATCCCGGGATCTAAGAATGAAAAACGCTGGCAGGATGTGATGGACCTGCTCAATGCAGGGATCAATGTGATCTCTGCGGTGAACATTCAGCACATGGAAAGTATCAATCACCAGGTGAAAATAATCACCGGGGTGGAAGTACAGGAAAGGGTGCCGGACAGTATGTTGCAGATCGCGGATGAAGTAGTGAACATTGACCTTACGGCGGATGAACTGATCACCCGCCTGAAAGAAGGAAAGATCTATGACCCCACTAAAGTGGAATCAGCCCTGAAGAATTTCTTTCAATCGGAAAAGATCCTGCAACTGCGGGAACTGGCTTTGAAAGAAGTAGCTTCGCAGGTAGAAAGGAAAGTGGAAATAGAAATACCGCGGGGGCAGCAAATGCGGCATGAGCGGTTCCTTGTTTGCATTTCCACGAATGATGAAGTGGCGAAAAAGGTGATCCGGAAGGCTGCAAGGCTGGCGGCTTATTATCACGGGGAATGGTACGTGCTGTATGTGCAAACACCCCGGGAAAGTGTGGGCCGAATTAAACTATCCGATCAGCGGCATCTTATTAATAACCTGAAACTGGCTACTGAACTGGGGGCAGAGGTGCTGAGGGTGCAGGATTCCAATATCTCCCATGCGATCATGCAAACGGCGGTAGAGAAAGATATTACTACCGTATGTATTGGTAAACCGCATATCAGCCTGTTTGGGATTATTTTACGGACCAATGTTTTTTCCCAGTTGTTGAAAACGTTATCCTCTAATGAAATCGACTTAGTTATATTATCATGAAGCGGTTAGGACTTAAATCAAAGATCACGGTAGGGGTTTTATTCCTCTTTCTCATGCTGATGCTGGTAAGCATACTGGGATACTATTATCTCAACCGCGTGAACCGGGATGCCCGTACCATCCTTCAGGATAACTATGAATCTGTGGAGTATGCCAAGAACATGCTGCAGGCCCTGGATGCGGAACCTGTGAATGAAGCTGTTTTCCTGGCCAACCTCAAAA includes:
- a CDS encoding porin, giving the protein MKKTILLAAGSILYMHVMAQEQPVKEEPKLNFSGYAEAYYSFDLNEPVNHLRPGFLYNHNRHNELNINLAYLKGSYTSDRVRANLSIMAGTYAQYNLAAESELMRHIYEANVGVRVGKNVWVDAGIMPSHIGFESAITKDNMTLSRSLGAENSPYYEAGAKITWTPNEKWTLAAMYLNGWQRIKRVDGNQTPGFGTQITFRPGSKVTLNWSTFVGNDKPDSVRQMRYFNDVYGIFNITDKFSLIAGFDYGLEQKEKGKSDLNNWYTPILIAKYAFTDKIALAGRYEYYNDENGVIIATGTPNGFKTSGYSLNFDVAPVSNVLFRLEGKLYNSKDDIFVKNTEVKNSNVALTASLAVSF
- a CDS encoding universal stress protein; the protein is MMQRFLHLANKAGRGEFKIYIGMSAGVGKSYRMLQEAHTLLRKGVNVQVGFIETHGRKETEALVEGLPVIPRRQVFYKGKMLEEMDLNAILLLAPEWVIVDELAHTNIPGSKNEKRWQDVMDLLNAGINVISAVNIQHMESINHQVKIITGVEVQERVPDSMLQIADEVVNIDLTADELITRLKEGKIYDPTKVESALKNFFQSEKILQLRELALKEVASQVERKVEIEIPRGQQMRHERFLVCISTNDEVAKKVIRKAARLAAYYHGEWYVLYVQTPRESVGRIKLSDQRHLINNLKLATELGAEVLRVQDSNISHAIMQTAVEKDITTVCIGKPHISLFGIILRTNVFSQLLKTLSSNEIDLVILS